A part of Olleya sp. Bg11-27 genomic DNA contains:
- the lpdA gene encoding dihydrolipoyl dehydrogenase — protein MSQYDVAIIGSGPGGYVAAIRCAQLGMKTAIIEKYSTLGGTCLNVGCIPSKALLASSHHYEEATKHFEDHGIEIPGEIKVNLEKMIGRKQAVVDQTTGGIDFLMKKNNIDVFTGVGSFKDATHITIEGEETTVIEAKNTIIATGSKPSSLPFITLDKERIITSTEALKLKEIPKHMIVIGGGVIGLELGQVYRRLGAEVTVIEYQDRILPTMDASLSKELNKVFKKAKFKMMLSHKVQSVERVGDEVIVKAENKKGEVVEFKGDYCLVSVGRKPFTDGLNAEAAGVKLTDRGQVEVNEHLQTNVSNIYAIGDVVKGAMLAHKAEEEGVFVAETLAGQKPHIDYNLIPGVVYTWPEVAAVGQTEEELKEAGVDYKVGQFPFRALGRARAGGDLDGFVKILADKKTDEVLGVHMIGARCADLIAEAVTAMEFRASAEDISRMSHAHPTFAEAVKEAALAATGDRALHV, from the coding sequence ATGAGTCAATACGATGTAGCAATTATAGGTTCTGGTCCTGGTGGATATGTAGCCGCAATACGTTGCGCACAATTAGGAATGAAAACTGCAATTATTGAAAAATACTCAACATTAGGTGGTACATGTCTTAATGTTGGATGTATCCCAAGTAAAGCATTATTAGCCTCTTCACATCACTATGAAGAAGCAACAAAACACTTTGAAGACCATGGAATTGAAATTCCGGGAGAGATCAAAGTCAATTTAGAAAAAATGATTGGTCGTAAGCAAGCTGTTGTGGATCAAACAACAGGTGGTATTGACTTTTTAATGAAGAAAAACAACATTGACGTTTTTACTGGTGTTGGAAGTTTTAAAGATGCGACTCATATTACTATTGAAGGTGAAGAAACGACTGTAATTGAAGCAAAAAACACCATTATTGCTACAGGAAGTAAGCCGTCAAGTTTACCATTTATTACTTTAGATAAAGAGCGTATCATTACCTCTACTGAAGCTTTAAAACTTAAAGAAATCCCTAAGCACATGATTGTGATTGGTGGTGGTGTTATTGGTTTAGAGTTAGGTCAAGTATACAGACGTTTAGGAGCAGAGGTGACTGTAATAGAATATCAAGACAGAATTTTACCTACAATGGATGCTTCATTATCTAAAGAGTTGAATAAAGTCTTTAAAAAGGCTAAGTTTAAAATGATGTTGTCTCATAAAGTACAGTCTGTAGAGCGTGTAGGTGATGAGGTGATTGTTAAAGCAGAAAACAAAAAAGGAGAGGTTGTCGAGTTTAAAGGAGACTATTGTTTAGTATCTGTAGGACGTAAACCTTTTACAGATGGTTTAAATGCTGAAGCAGCTGGTGTAAAATTAACAGATAGAGGACAAGTTGAAGTTAATGAACATTTACAAACAAATGTGTCTAATATCTATGCTATCGGAGATGTTGTAAAAGGTGCAATGTTAGCGCATAAAGCTGAAGAAGAAGGTGTTTTTGTTGCAGAAACGTTAGCTGGTCAAAAACCACATATCGATTATAACTTAATTCCTGGTGTTGTGTATACATGGCCAGAAGTTGCTGCAGTTGGTCAAACTGAAGAAGAGTTAAAAGAAGCTGGTGTAGATTATAAAGTTGGTCAATTCCCGTTTAGAGCATTAGGTCGTGCTAGAGCAGGAGGGGACTTAGATGGTTTTGTTAAAATATTAGCAGACAAAAAAACGGATGAAGTTTTAGGTGTACATATGATTGGCGCACGTTGTGCCGATTTAATTGCAGAAGCAGTAACTGCTATGGAGTTTAGAGCATCTGCAGAAGATATTTCTCGTATGTCACACGCACATCCAACGTTTGCAGAAGCAGTAAAGGAAGCAGCATTAGCCGCAACTGGAGATCGTGCTTTGCATGTTTAG
- the tssD gene encoding type VI secretion system tube protein TssD, which yields MSISAKLYIEDQVFNVLKFGFKFNQKSSASGYPSATTTGGQFDIVIESTKDPLFFEWMTSGDMLSKAKIEISQSFVFGKTRKIELLDVYCLQFQEKFDGINSQPMQSFLRLSPAIMLQDGVKIFEWYWKVTDLEANAEDTVLDNAEPKLLSYHIEDLENNIIEEKTIKENQEIYLVINSENTQGEISDIDLDNSAIDFEYNGEWMEDDIIRDIVLNDNFTKVKLKAVKQQQQN from the coding sequence ATGAGTATTTCAGCAAAACTATATATAGAAGACCAGGTTTTTAATGTCTTAAAATTTGGTTTTAAATTTAACCAAAAATCTAGTGCTAGCGGGTACCCGTCCGCCACAACCACAGGAGGGCAGTTTGATATTGTTATTGAATCTACTAAGGACCCTTTGTTTTTTGAATGGATGACATCAGGCGATATGCTGTCAAAAGCTAAAATAGAAATTTCTCAATCGTTTGTATTTGGAAAAACAAGGAAGATTGAGCTTTTAGACGTGTATTGTTTACAATTTCAAGAAAAATTTGATGGGATAAATAGTCAACCAATGCAATCGTTTTTACGTCTATCTCCAGCAATAATGTTACAAGATGGCGTTAAGATTTTTGAGTGGTACTGGAAGGTTACGGATTTGGAGGCTAATGCAGAAGACACCGTTCTTGATAATGCTGAGCCTAAATTATTAAGTTATCATATTGAAGATTTAGAGAACAATATTATAGAAGAAAAAACGATTAAAGAGAATCAAGAAATTTATCTTGTTATTAATTCTGAAAATACGCAGGGTGAGATTTCGGATATAGATTTAGATAATAGCGCCATAGATTTTGAGTACAATGGGGAATGGATGGAAGATGATATTATTCGTGATATTGTCTTAAATGATAATTTTACTAAGGTTAAACTAAAAGCTGTTAAGCAACAACAACAAAACTAA
- a CDS encoding DEAD/DEAH box helicase codes for MSFRDLNLNTPLYNAIDDLGFTQPTPIQAEAFNVVASGKDMVGIAQTGTGKTFAYMLPILKNLKFSKQDNPRVLILVPTRELVVQVVDEIEKLAKYINTRVLGVYGGTNINTQKQAVAQGQDIIVATPGRLYDLAVSRVLQLKSLERLVIDEVDVMLDLGFRHQLINIFDILPERRQNIMFSATMTDDVDELITDFFTAPKKVSIAISGTPLENISQTKYSVPNYYTKLNLLVHLFQDAETYNKVLVFVSNKRMADRLFEALDEFFNEELCVIHSNKTQNYRLRSIEQFREGVNRILVATDVMARGLDIDNVSHVINFDTPDYPENYMHRIGRTGRAEREGQAIVFSTIKEQVGLEKIETLMQMEIPELQIPEDVVISTELIEEERTVIKERNNPTKRKDIDAPGPAFHEKSEKNSKENLGGSYKFKIAAKYKKPKTKGDKNYNKRNKK; via the coding sequence TTGAGCTTTAGAGATTTAAATTTAAATACCCCTTTATATAACGCAATTGACGACCTAGGTTTTACACAACCAACTCCAATACAAGCAGAAGCTTTTAATGTAGTTGCAAGTGGTAAAGATATGGTTGGTATTGCACAAACAGGTACAGGTAAAACTTTTGCCTACATGTTACCAATACTAAAAAACCTAAAATTTTCTAAGCAAGACAACCCTCGTGTTTTAATTTTAGTCCCTACTAGAGAATTAGTAGTACAAGTTGTTGATGAAATTGAAAAACTAGCAAAATATATAAACACTCGTGTACTTGGTGTTTATGGTGGTACAAACATTAACACACAAAAACAAGCGGTTGCACAAGGTCAAGATATTATTGTTGCCACGCCAGGACGTTTATATGATTTAGCGGTTAGTCGTGTACTACAACTTAAGTCTTTAGAGCGTCTAGTTATTGATGAAGTAGATGTTATGTTAGATTTAGGGTTTAGACATCAATTAATTAACATTTTTGATATCCTTCCAGAACGTAGACAAAATATTATGTTTTCTGCAACAATGACGGATGATGTTGACGAATTAATTACGGATTTCTTTACTGCACCCAAAAAAGTATCTATTGCTATTTCTGGTACGCCATTAGAAAATATATCGCAAACAAAATATAGTGTTCCTAATTATTATACTAAACTTAATTTATTAGTACACTTATTTCAGGATGCTGAAACCTACAATAAAGTTTTAGTTTTTGTGTCAAACAAACGTATGGCAGATCGCCTTTTTGAAGCTTTAGACGAGTTTTTTAATGAAGAATTATGTGTGATACACTCTAACAAAACTCAAAATTACAGATTACGTAGTATCGAGCAATTTAGAGAAGGTGTTAACCGTATTTTAGTAGCTACAGACGTTATGGCTCGTGGTTTAGATATCGATAATGTATCACACGTTATTAACTTTGACACACCAGATTATCCAGAGAACTACATGCATAGAATAGGTAGAACTGGTCGTGCCGAACGCGAAGGACAAGCTATTGTGTTTTCTACTATAAAAGAACAAGTCGGTCTTGAAAAGATTGAGACGTTAATGCAGATGGAAATTCCTGAATTACAAATTCCTGAAGACGTTGTTATCTCTACCGAATTGATTGAAGAAGAACGTACTGTAATTAAAGAACGTAACAATCCAACCAAGCGAAAAGATATTGACGCCCCTGGACCTGCTTTTCATGAAAAATCAGAAAAAAACAGTAAGGAAAATTTAGGAGGTAGTTACAAATTTAAGATTGCTGCCAAATACAAAAAACCTAAAACTAAAGGAGATAAAAATTACAATAAACGTAATAAGAAATAA
- a CDS encoding aldose 1-epimerase family protein, with product MFELSNALLKISVKPKGAELCEIASVKNDHQFMWHADPDIWGNHAPNLFPIIGALKNDEYTFEGKTYTLPKHGFIRHNQDIKLVEQTKNSLAFSLMYNDDLLKQFPFKFEFLITYTLVNNTLHINHTVKNLDNQSIYFSIGGHPAFKCPVYKDENYTDYSLVFETEETAQTYVLNMDNGLVTNQTKPAFDTKNSIRLRPYLFTKDALIFKDLQSRQVALVSKTHGEILNMTFKDFNYLGIWAKPNAPYVCIEPWLGIADAENTTQKLTEKEGIIKLPQNETFNASYSIQIHEHHLG from the coding sequence ATGTTTGAACTATCAAATGCCCTATTAAAAATTTCGGTTAAACCGAAAGGCGCAGAATTGTGCGAAATTGCTTCCGTAAAAAACGACCATCAGTTTATGTGGCATGCAGACCCTGACATTTGGGGCAACCACGCACCCAATTTGTTTCCTATAATTGGTGCTTTAAAAAATGATGAATACACCTTTGAAGGCAAAACATACACATTACCAAAACATGGGTTTATTAGGCATAATCAAGACATTAAACTAGTAGAACAAACCAAAAACAGTTTGGCGTTTAGCTTAATGTACAATGATGACTTACTGAAACAGTTTCCTTTTAAGTTTGAATTTTTAATCACTTACACTTTAGTTAATAACACCTTACATATAAATCACACGGTTAAAAATTTAGATAATCAAAGCATTTATTTTAGTATTGGCGGACATCCTGCTTTTAAATGTCCTGTCTATAAAGATGAAAATTATACCGATTACAGCTTGGTTTTTGAGACTGAAGAAACTGCTCAAACCTATGTGTTAAATATGGATAATGGTTTAGTTACCAATCAAACAAAACCTGCTTTTGACACTAAAAATAGCATCCGATTAAGACCCTATTTATTTACTAAAGATGCGCTTATTTTCAAGGATTTACAATCTAGACAGGTCGCTTTAGTTAGTAAAACTCATGGTGAAATACTAAATATGACCTTTAAAGACTTTAATTATTTAGGTATTTGGGCAAAACCAAACGCACCCTATGTTTGTATAGAACCTTGGTTAGGTATTGCTGACGCTGAAAACACAACACAAAAACTAACCGAAAAAGAAGGCATTATCAAATTACCACAAAACGAAACCTTTAATGCAAGCTACAGTATACAAATACATGAGCATCATTTAGGGTAA
- a CDS encoding anthranilate synthase component I family protein has product MVRTTTKHKLTNPEDFKQNLLSWSQQFDDVVWLDSNQYQQQYSSYDAVLAVDAFTGFQTDYKNAFEQFKEYQTLANDWVFGYLSYDLKNDVEYLKSANYDGLAFPDLYFFQPKKIFLIKGDTVEIQYLKMVDDEVEMDLNQIRQYKDERRDNLPNENDPIKIELRIEKEAYFDKIKTMLSHIHRGDIYEANFCQEFYAEDTVINPLEIYNKLNAISKPPFATFLKLNDKYLMSASPERYIKKEGTKIISQPIKGTAKREDDFILDSILKNNLVTDQKERSENVMIVDLVRNDLSQTATKGSVKVEELCKIYTFNQVHQMISTVTSQVAENTHPIDIIKSTFPMGSMTGAPKISAMKIIETLEETKRGLYSGAVGYISPTGDFDFNVVIRSILYNSSNKYVSYSVGGAITAKSDPLNEYEECLLKAKAMRTVLEG; this is encoded by the coding sequence ATAGTGAGAACAACGACAAAACATAAACTGACTAATCCTGAGGACTTCAAGCAAAATTTATTGTCTTGGAGCCAACAATTTGACGATGTCGTTTGGCTGGATTCTAACCAATATCAGCAACAGTATTCTAGTTATGATGCCGTTTTAGCTGTGGATGCCTTTACAGGGTTTCAAACGGATTATAAAAATGCGTTTGAACAGTTTAAAGAATACCAAACGTTAGCTAACGACTGGGTTTTTGGTTATTTGTCTTACGATTTAAAAAATGATGTAGAGTATTTAAAATCTGCTAATTATGATGGTTTAGCATTTCCTGATTTATATTTTTTTCAACCTAAAAAAATCTTTTTAATTAAAGGTGATACTGTCGAAATCCAGTATTTAAAAATGGTGGATGATGAAGTGGAAATGGATTTAAATCAAATACGTCAATACAAGGATGAACGACGTGACAATTTGCCGAATGAAAACGACCCAATTAAAATTGAACTGAGAATAGAAAAAGAGGCGTATTTTGATAAGATAAAAACCATGTTGAGTCACATACACAGAGGTGATATTTACGAAGCTAATTTTTGTCAAGAGTTTTATGCAGAGGACACCGTTATAAATCCATTAGAGATTTATAATAAACTTAATGCCATTTCAAAACCACCATTTGCGACGTTTTTAAAGCTAAATGATAAATATCTGATGTCAGCGTCACCAGAGCGTTACATTAAAAAAGAAGGTACTAAAATTATATCACAACCTATAAAAGGGACCGCAAAACGTGAGGACGATTTTATATTGGATTCTATTTTAAAAAACAACTTGGTTACGGACCAAAAGGAGCGTAGTGAAAACGTGATGATTGTAGATTTGGTGCGTAATGACTTATCGCAAACCGCAACAAAAGGTAGTGTTAAGGTTGAAGAGTTATGTAAGATTTATACCTTTAATCAAGTGCATCAAATGATATCCACAGTAACCTCTCAGGTGGCCGAAAACACACATCCAATAGATATTATTAAAAGTACGTTTCCTATGGGAAGTATGACTGGGGCTCCAAAAATTTCGGCAATGAAAATTATTGAAACTTTAGAAGAAACCAAACGTGGTTTATATTCTGGAGCAGTCGGCTATATTTCGCCAACAGGCGACTTTGACTTTAATGTCGTTATCCGCAGTATTTTATATAATTCCAGTAATAAATACGTGTCATACTCAGTTGGAGGCGCTATTACTGCAAAATCAGATCCTTTAAACGAATATGAAGAATGTTTGCTTAAGGCTAAAGCGATGAGAACGGTTTTAGAAGGGTGA
- a CDS encoding four helix bundle protein gives MKSYRDLIVWQKSVDMVTHVYRLVKLFPEDEKYGLTSQIKRSAISVSSNITEGYGRNYTKEYIRFLNISRGSLYEMQTQLQIAINLDFLKSNDLNDVNDLSLQIEKMLNALIKKLAI, from the coding sequence ATGAAGAGTTATAGAGATTTGATAGTTTGGCAAAAATCAGTAGATATGGTAACTCATGTTTATCGCTTAGTGAAGCTATTTCCTGAGGATGAAAAATATGGATTAACTTCGCAAATAAAAAGAAGCGCTATCTCTGTTTCATCTAATATAACAGAAGGTTATGGTCGTAATTATACCAAGGAATATATTCGGTTTTTAAATATTTCTAGAGGATCATTATACGAAATGCAGACACAGTTGCAAATTGCAATTAATCTAGATTTTTTAAAAAGCAACGATTTAAATGATGTTAATGACCTGTCTTTACAAATAGAAAAAATGCTTAACGCTTTAATCAAAAAGTTAGCAATATAA
- the tilS gene encoding tRNA lysidine(34) synthetase TilS, translating into MPYNLKENFQNHINNTLPFLKNSKLLLAISGGLDSVILTHLCKTSGLDITLAHCNFNLRGIESDGDEKFVLNLANSLDLEVFTESFDTKAYAESNKESIQMAARTLRYDWFQELAAQLGFDYILTAHHADDNLETFLINLTRGTGLEGLKGIPEVNNTIVRPLLPFSRETITDFAASNKIEWREDSSNASTKYLRNKLRHDVIPVLKSLNSNVLTNFKNTLNNLNDTADIVEESVQAVLKRAIIDIDDTQISYKISEFIKVSNPKAYLFEIFKDYGFTQWTDIVNLLTAQSGKRVFSATHQLLKNRETLILSELKTEDSQHENEGAVLITNFENQLDVSLGVLSFETAESIEKLDTSTVFIDKETLKLPLTVRHWEEGDYFYPIGMQGKKKLSKYFKDQKLSLLDKKKVLLLCSQDKIVWVINHRADDRFKVTNQTKSILKIKLSK; encoded by the coding sequence ATGCCTTATAACTTAAAAGAAAACTTCCAAAATCACATTAACAACACGCTTCCTTTTCTTAAAAACAGCAAACTATTACTTGCTATTTCAGGAGGTTTGGACAGTGTTATTTTAACGCATTTATGTAAAACATCTGGTTTAGATATTACATTGGCACATTGTAATTTTAATTTACGAGGTATTGAAAGTGATGGTGACGAAAAATTTGTTTTGAATCTAGCTAATAGTTTAGATTTAGAGGTGTTTACTGAAAGTTTTGACACTAAGGCTTACGCCGAAAGTAATAAAGAATCCATCCAAATGGCAGCAAGAACATTGCGTTACGATTGGTTTCAGGAGTTAGCAGCACAGTTGGGTTTTGATTATATTTTAACTGCCCATCATGCGGATGATAATTTAGAAACTTTTTTAATTAATCTAACGAGAGGAACGGGTTTAGAAGGTTTAAAAGGGATTCCGGAAGTAAACAATACTATTGTTAGACCATTGTTGCCATTTTCTAGAGAAACTATTACCGATTTTGCGGCGTCTAACAAAATAGAATGGAGAGAAGATAGCAGTAACGCATCTACAAAATACTTACGTAATAAGTTAAGACATGATGTTATTCCGGTTTTAAAATCTTTAAATAGCAATGTTTTAACCAATTTTAAAAACACATTAAATAATCTTAATGATACAGCAGATATTGTTGAAGAAAGTGTGCAAGCGGTTTTAAAACGTGCAATAATTGATATTGATGATACTCAAATAAGTTATAAAATATCGGAGTTTATTAAAGTTAGTAATCCTAAAGCATATTTATTCGAAATATTTAAAGATTACGGATTTACCCAATGGACAGATATTGTTAATTTGTTGACTGCACAAAGTGGAAAGCGAGTGTTTTCTGCAACGCATCAATTACTTAAAAATAGAGAGACTTTAATTTTAAGTGAATTAAAAACAGAGGATAGTCAGCATGAAAATGAAGGGGCTGTATTAATTACTAATTTTGAAAACCAGTTAGATGTGTCGTTAGGTGTTTTGTCTTTTGAAACCGCAGAAAGTATAGAAAAATTGGACACCTCGACGGTGTTTATTGATAAAGAAACGTTAAAATTACCATTAACTGTAAGACATTGGGAAGAAGGAGACTATTTTTACCCTATTGGCATGCAAGGTAAAAAGAAGCTTAGTAAATATTTTAAAGATCAAAAGTTGTCTTTGTTAGACAAGAAAAAGGTTTTATTATTGTGTAGTCAAGATAAAATTGTTTGGGTTATTAATCATCGTGCAGATGATAGATTTAAAGTAACCAATCAAACCAAATCAATACTAAAAATTAAATTATCAAAATGA